One genomic window of Coffea eugenioides isolate CCC68of chromosome 1, Ceug_1.0, whole genome shotgun sequence includes the following:
- the LOC113770833 gene encoding agamous-like MADS-box protein AGL62, with protein sequence MEKKNNLHATFSKCRNDLFMKANQLCTLNGAELALLVFSPGKKAYAFGHSSFESVTDKFLGNKPSPSIHGGTYHHVVANHHGDNISELNKIIDLKKQLKANKKCEEVLVQMIQEGQHKNWWQAPIEEMNLEQLLKLKKALKGLKKKVEDEVKRRI encoded by the coding sequence ATGGAGAAAAAGAACAACCTCCATGCTACCTTCTCAAAGTGTCGCAATGACCTTTTCATGAAAGCCAACCAACTTTGCACTCTTAATGGTGCAGAACTTGCTCTGTTGGTGTTCTCGCCTGGAAAAAAGGCTTACGCTTTTGGTCATTCATCTTTCGAATCTGTCACTGATAAGTTCCTTGGAAACAAGCCATCACCTAGCATCCACGGTGGCACTTATCACCATGTTGTTGCCAATCACCATGGTGACAACATTTCTGAGCTCAATAAAATTATCGACCTTAAAAAACAATTGAAAGCCAACAAAAAATGTGAAGAAGTTCTTGTTCAGATGATACAAGAAGGCCAGCACAAGAACTGGTGGCAGGCACCAATTGAAGAGATGAATCTGGAGCAACTTCTGAAGTTGAAGAAGGCACTGAAAGGACTTAAAAAGAAGGTTGAGGATGAAGTTAAGCGCCGGATCTAG